In a single window of the Pedococcus dokdonensis genome:
- a CDS encoding snapalysin family zinc-dependent metalloprotease — translation MSKARLTFVAATAALATATTLAAGPATSSAAPARGDQPGQAGSSSYLPNQREKAQNARLQKTLDAALAKAAADQRAGKKSSTVAAVTVYYDDASAPSFDSLIDQGAAIWNSRVSNVRLVEGNSSNASLTYYEGTDPSGSYYYGDGHGSGYIFLDYDQANTYAPLRIVTHETGHALGLPDRYTQPCSKLMSGGGPGPSCTNPYPDSVEASEVNTLWANGFVAQGSFAKVG, via the coding sequence ATGTCGAAAGCCCGACTGACCTTCGTCGCCGCCACCGCGGCGCTCGCCACCGCGACCACCCTCGCCGCAGGCCCGGCGACCAGCAGCGCGGCCCCCGCGCGAGGCGACCAACCCGGGCAGGCAGGCAGCAGCAGCTACCTGCCGAACCAGCGTGAGAAGGCGCAGAACGCGCGCCTCCAGAAGACCCTGGACGCAGCGCTCGCCAAGGCCGCGGCCGACCAGCGGGCTGGCAAGAAGAGCAGCACCGTCGCCGCCGTGACGGTCTACTACGACGACGCGAGCGCCCCGTCGTTCGACTCGCTGATCGACCAGGGCGCCGCGATCTGGAACTCGCGCGTCTCCAACGTCCGGCTGGTGGAGGGGAACTCCTCCAACGCGAGCCTCACCTACTACGAGGGCACCGACCCGAGCGGGTCGTACTACTACGGCGACGGACACGGCAGCGGCTACATCTTCCTCGACTACGACCAGGCCAACACCTACGCGCCGCTGCGGATCGTGACCCACGAGACCGGCCACGCGCTCGGCCTGCCGGACCGCTACACCCAGCCCTGCTCCAAGCTGATGTCCGGCGGTGGGCCCGGCCCGTCGTGCACCAACCCGTACCCGGACTCGGTCGAGGCCTCCGAGGTCAACACCCTCTGGGCCAACGGGTTCGTCGCGCAGGGGAGCTTCGCCAAGGTCGGCTGA
- a CDS encoding glycosyltransferase 87 family protein, with protein MRDAPGPLARSAASVAPVAFPLGWLVYFTALQWSVVRYRIPIVAALTAATIALALWQWAGSSVRLRRPGVVVMLTGSALATLAVPLFNYLAPTGLAVATTLLVVVPLGCAVLLWAGRRSSRASRAALAAAVVAVVGYAACAATAIISSPRPRIDVWVTLQQAADGLGRGENFYAMNWSGSPGIQDAFTYLPWTAVLLAPGRWLFGDVRWALAFWTLVAIAGVWLLARGAARRHTGAAVRGGWVWTAAAVTALLVLAPGTLTQLDQAWTEPLLFAGLVWWAVLVQRDHAWWAVLPLALACASKQHLALLLPVLLLWRPFGWRRALTTGALTVVLIAPWFLASPPDFVHDTISLLVGFHPIKFANTLYLLALNTFGVTLPFAVTGVAALGTLAAVCWTVWRRQPDLGAVLRWLALVLLVANLVNKQAFYNQFWLVGALVVASLAVALPVPGRGGAPDPEDERTTVTV; from the coding sequence ATGCGTGACGCCCCCGGACCCCTGGCCCGGTCGGCGGCCTCGGTGGCCCCGGTCGCGTTCCCGCTGGGCTGGCTCGTCTACTTCACCGCGCTGCAGTGGAGCGTCGTGCGCTACCGCATCCCCATCGTGGCCGCCCTCACGGCGGCCACCATCGCGCTCGCGCTCTGGCAGTGGGCCGGGTCGAGCGTGCGCCTGCGTCGCCCGGGTGTCGTGGTGATGCTGACCGGCTCGGCGCTCGCCACCCTGGCCGTCCCGCTCTTCAACTACCTCGCCCCGACCGGTCTCGCCGTCGCCACCACCCTCCTGGTGGTGGTGCCGCTGGGTTGCGCCGTGCTCCTATGGGCCGGCCGCCGCTCGTCCCGCGCGTCCCGCGCGGCGCTGGCCGCTGCCGTCGTGGCCGTGGTCGGGTATGCCGCCTGCGCGGCGACCGCGATCATCTCGTCCCCACGGCCGCGGATCGACGTCTGGGTCACCCTGCAGCAGGCCGCCGACGGGTTGGGGCGGGGAGAGAACTTCTACGCGATGAACTGGTCCGGCTCGCCCGGCATCCAGGACGCCTTCACCTACCTCCCGTGGACCGCGGTGCTGCTGGCGCCCGGCCGGTGGTTGTTCGGTGACGTCCGGTGGGCGCTCGCCTTCTGGACGCTGGTCGCCATCGCAGGGGTCTGGCTGCTCGCGCGCGGTGCGGCGAGGCGGCATACCGGTGCCGCTGTCCGAGGCGGCTGGGTCTGGACCGCCGCCGCCGTGACCGCGCTGCTGGTCCTCGCCCCCGGCACGCTCACCCAGCTCGACCAGGCCTGGACCGAGCCGCTGCTGTTCGCCGGTCTGGTCTGGTGGGCTGTGCTGGTGCAGCGCGACCACGCGTGGTGGGCCGTGCTGCCGCTGGCGCTGGCCTGCGCCAGCAAGCAGCACCTGGCGCTGTTGCTCCCCGTGCTGCTGCTGTGGCGTCCGTTCGGCTGGCGCCGGGCCCTCACGACGGGCGCCCTGACCGTGGTGCTCATCGCGCCGTGGTTCCTCGCGAGCCCACCTGACTTCGTCCACGACACGATCAGCCTGCTGGTGGGCTTCCACCCGATCAAGTTCGCGAACACGCTGTACCTGTTGGCGCTCAACACCTTTGGCGTCACGCTGCCGTTCGCGGTGACGGGTGTCGCGGCGCTGGGCACCCTGGCTGCCGTGTGCTGGACGGTCTGGCGGCGCCAGCCCGACCTCGGCGCCGTGCTGCGCTGGCTGGCGCTGGTGCTGCTGGTCGCCAACCTCGTGAACAAGCAGGCCTTCTACAACCAGTTCTGGCTGGTCGGCGCGCTCGTCGTGGCCTCCCTCGCGGTGGCCCTGCCTGTCCCCGGACGCGGCGGTGCGCCCGACCCGGAGGACGAGCGCACCACCGTCACGGTCTGA
- a CDS encoding AMP-dependent synthetase/ligase, which translates to MQEHVAPPLVQPTTEGSLADLPGRNAASDPRRVAFSRKEGSGWVDVTAAQFDEDVRAVAKGLIAAGIAPGDCVAIMCKTRYEWTLTDFAIWTAGAVTVPIYETSSAEQVAWILTDSGAGGIMLETAAHEATLGEVRDQLPGLHHVWQVDAGAIAELKSAGASVSDADLEAAKGSLDRSSIATIIYTSGTTGRPKGVQLTHDNFLALSENAITKLKSVVKADGASTLLFLPLAHVFARFIQVLCVEGEAKMGHSADIKNLLADFAEFKPTFILSVPRVFEKIYNSAEAKATAEGKGKIFATAADTAIAWSTAQDAGGAGLGLKVRHGLFDRLVYSKLRAAMGGQVMYAVSGGAPLGTRLGHFFRGIGVTVLEGYGLTETTAPATVNVPDRVKIGTVGAPLPGVGIRIADDGEILIQGNNVFAAYHNNAEATSGAVQDGWFHTGDIGELDEDGYLKITGRKKELLVTAGGKNVAPAALEDRLRAHPLISQCIVVGDQKPFIAALLTLDDEMYPGWAKNNGLDGVSFEQARTNETVLAELQKAVDDANKSVSKAESIRKFAVLPGDFTEDNGYLTPSLKLKRNIVMKDFHDEVEALYSGAKE; encoded by the coding sequence GTGCAGGAACACGTCGCACCCCCACTCGTCCAGCCGACGACCGAGGGGAGCCTGGCCGACCTGCCGGGCCGCAACGCCGCGTCCGACCCCAGACGGGTGGCCTTCTCCCGCAAGGAGGGCAGCGGCTGGGTCGATGTGACCGCAGCCCAGTTCGACGAGGACGTGCGAGCGGTGGCCAAGGGCCTCATCGCCGCGGGCATCGCCCCCGGGGACTGCGTGGCCATCATGTGCAAGACCCGCTACGAGTGGACCCTGACCGACTTCGCGATCTGGACGGCCGGCGCCGTGACCGTGCCGATCTACGAGACCTCGTCCGCCGAGCAGGTCGCCTGGATCCTCACCGACTCGGGGGCCGGCGGCATCATGCTCGAGACCGCAGCCCACGAGGCCACGCTGGGCGAGGTCCGCGACCAGCTGCCCGGGCTCCACCACGTCTGGCAGGTCGACGCCGGAGCGATCGCCGAGCTCAAGTCCGCCGGCGCCTCCGTGAGCGATGCAGACCTCGAGGCCGCCAAGGGCTCGCTCGACCGCTCGAGCATCGCCACGATCATCTACACGTCCGGCACGACCGGGCGCCCCAAGGGCGTCCAGCTGACCCACGACAACTTCCTGGCGCTGTCCGAGAACGCCATCACCAAGCTGAAGTCGGTGGTCAAGGCCGACGGCGCCTCGACGCTGCTCTTCCTGCCGCTGGCCCACGTGTTCGCCCGGTTCATCCAGGTCCTGTGCGTGGAGGGCGAGGCCAAGATGGGCCACAGCGCCGACATCAAGAACCTGCTGGCCGACTTCGCCGAGTTCAAGCCGACCTTCATCCTCTCGGTGCCCCGCGTCTTCGAGAAGATCTACAACTCGGCCGAGGCCAAGGCGACCGCCGAGGGCAAGGGCAAGATCTTCGCCACTGCGGCCGACACCGCCATCGCGTGGTCGACCGCCCAGGACGCCGGGGGTGCCGGGCTGGGCCTGAAGGTGCGCCACGGCCTCTTCGACCGGCTCGTCTACTCCAAGCTGCGGGCGGCGATGGGCGGCCAGGTCATGTACGCCGTGTCCGGTGGTGCGCCGCTCGGCACCCGGCTGGGCCACTTCTTCCGCGGCATCGGCGTGACCGTGCTCGAGGGCTACGGCCTCACCGAGACCACCGCCCCCGCGACCGTGAACGTCCCGGACCGGGTGAAGATCGGCACCGTCGGCGCCCCGCTGCCCGGCGTCGGGATCCGCATCGCCGACGACGGCGAGATCCTGATCCAGGGCAACAACGTCTTCGCGGCCTACCACAACAACGCCGAGGCCACCTCGGGCGCCGTCCAGGACGGGTGGTTCCACACCGGCGACATCGGCGAGCTCGACGAGGACGGCTACCTCAAGATCACCGGTCGCAAGAAGGAGCTGCTCGTCACCGCAGGTGGCAAGAACGTCGCACCGGCTGCCCTCGAGGACCGGCTCCGGGCCCACCCGCTGATCTCGCAGTGCATCGTCGTCGGCGACCAGAAGCCGTTCATCGCGGCCCTGCTGACCCTCGACGACGAGATGTACCCCGGCTGGGCCAAGAACAACGGCCTCGATGGTGTCTCGTTCGAGCAGGCGCGGACCAACGAGACGGTGCTGGCCGAGCTGCAGAAGGCGGTCGACGACGCCAACAAGTCGGTGTCGAAGGCCGAGTCGATCCGCAAGTTCGCGGTGCTGCCCGGTGACTTCACCGAGGACAACGGCTATCTCACGCCGAGCCTCAAGCTCAAGCGCAACATCGTCATGAAGGACTTCCACGACGAGGTCGAGGCGCTCTACTCCGGCGCCAAGGAGTGA
- a CDS encoding polyketide cyclase / dehydrase and lipid transport, protein MRDRRIDIVDETFIRARPEVVRATFDDRTWTSQVWPHLAAAVQRDRGVKGVRWAVTGQVMGEMEVWLEPFRDGVVVHHYVRGTRGPHAPRDVAIRHTLRWKKAVHALKDRLEGGAGGPSPDGAGGPSPGDAGGPSPGGAGGPSPGGAAL, encoded by the coding sequence GTGCGTGACCGCCGCATCGACATCGTCGACGAGACCTTCATCCGGGCCCGGCCCGAGGTGGTGCGGGCGACCTTCGACGACCGCACGTGGACGAGCCAGGTCTGGCCGCACCTGGCCGCGGCGGTGCAGCGCGACCGTGGGGTCAAGGGGGTGCGCTGGGCCGTCACCGGGCAGGTGATGGGCGAGATGGAGGTCTGGCTCGAGCCGTTCCGGGACGGGGTGGTGGTGCACCACTACGTCCGCGGCACCCGCGGGCCGCACGCGCCCCGCGACGTCGCCATCCGGCACACCCTCCGGTGGAAGAAGGCCGTGCACGCGCTCAAGGACCGCCTCGAGGGCGGCGCGGGTGGTCCGTCGCCGGACGGCGCGGGTGGTCCGTCGCCGGGCGACGCGGGTGGTCCGTCGCCGGGCGGCGCGGGTGGTCCGTCGCCGGGCGGCGCGGCGTTGTAG
- a CDS encoding SRPBCC family protein, with translation MADRTESSIDIDAKPGEVLDVIADFESYPEWATEVKAVSILTEEGDGWADQVQFTLDAGAIKDTYTLDYEWDVQRNGTGVVSWSLVEATVLKAMNGSYTLAAKGKDATTVTYRLAVDVKIPMLGMLKRKAEKVIIDTALKSLKKRVEG, from the coding sequence ATGGCCGACCGCACCGAATCCAGCATCGACATCGACGCCAAGCCGGGTGAAGTCCTCGACGTCATCGCCGACTTCGAGAGCTATCCCGAGTGGGCGACCGAGGTCAAGGCGGTCAGCATCCTCACCGAGGAGGGGGACGGCTGGGCCGACCAGGTGCAGTTCACCCTCGACGCCGGCGCGATCAAGGACACCTACACGCTGGACTACGAGTGGGACGTCCAGCGCAACGGCACGGGGGTCGTGTCCTGGAGCCTGGTCGAGGCCACCGTGCTCAAGGCGATGAACGGCTCCTACACACTGGCCGCCAAGGGCAAGGACGCCACCACGGTGACCTACCGCCTCGCCGTTGACGTCAAGATCCCGATGCTCGGCATGCTCAAGCGCAAGGCCGAGAAGGTCATCATCGACACGGCGCTGAAGTCCCTGAAGAAGCGGGTGGAGGGCTGA
- a CDS encoding ArsA family ATPase: MRVILFTGKGGVGKTTTAAATAVRAARAGVKTLVMSTDPAHSLGDTLGVPLGAGGGGVPVDLEPGLSALQISPPHLLGESWRVVQDYLLAVLDTVGVDAVVAEELTRLPGAEEVAALLELRAQVESGPWDLVVVDCAPTAETLRLLALPEALAWHLERLLPAQRGLIRTLRPAAAAAAGVPLPDQAVLEAVTGWHRQMRQVHRILTGDQTSVRLVLTPERVVIAESRRTWTSLSLYGFVVDAVVVNRVFPDAAEGGREPDAWRASWNAAQQDGLVEVRESFAGLPLVVTPYLSTEPIGADALADLAQAQDGGTEVLAPVVHRGLAVERTDEGFLLVLPLPLAHASDLGLQRRDDELVVTVGEHRRVLTLPSALQRCVVEGASVRDGLLRVRFVPDEEVWPRG, encoded by the coding sequence ATGCGCGTCATCCTCTTCACCGGCAAGGGCGGGGTCGGCAAGACCACCACGGCCGCGGCCACCGCCGTCCGGGCCGCCCGGGCCGGGGTGAAGACCCTGGTCATGTCGACCGACCCGGCGCACTCCCTCGGTGACACCCTGGGGGTGCCCCTCGGGGCGGGGGGCGGCGGTGTCCCCGTCGACCTCGAGCCCGGCCTCTCCGCCCTCCAGATCAGCCCACCGCACCTGCTGGGGGAGTCGTGGCGGGTGGTCCAGGACTACCTTCTCGCGGTGCTCGACACCGTCGGGGTCGACGCCGTCGTGGCCGAGGAGCTCACCCGTCTGCCCGGTGCGGAGGAGGTCGCCGCGCTCCTCGAGCTCCGGGCCCAGGTCGAGTCGGGCCCGTGGGACCTCGTGGTCGTCGACTGCGCCCCGACCGCCGAGACCCTGCGGCTGCTCGCCCTGCCGGAGGCGCTCGCCTGGCACCTCGAGCGGCTGCTGCCCGCCCAGCGCGGGCTGATCCGCACCCTGCGTCCGGCGGCCGCCGCCGCGGCAGGGGTGCCGCTGCCCGACCAGGCCGTGCTCGAGGCGGTCACCGGCTGGCACCGGCAGATGCGCCAGGTGCACCGGATCCTGACCGGTGACCAGACCTCGGTGCGGCTGGTGCTGACACCGGAGCGGGTCGTGATCGCCGAGTCCCGACGCACCTGGACGTCCTTGTCGCTGTACGGCTTCGTCGTCGACGCGGTGGTCGTCAACCGGGTCTTCCCCGACGCCGCTGAGGGCGGCCGGGAGCCCGATGCCTGGCGCGCCTCGTGGAACGCCGCCCAGCAGGACGGACTCGTCGAGGTGCGGGAGTCGTTCGCCGGGCTGCCGCTGGTGGTCACCCCCTACCTGTCGACCGAGCCGATCGGCGCCGACGCGCTCGCCGACCTGGCGCAGGCGCAGGACGGCGGCACCGAGGTGCTGGCCCCCGTCGTCCACCGCGGACTGGCGGTGGAGCGCACCGACGAGGGCTTCCTGCTGGTGCTGCCCCTGCCGCTGGCCCACGCCTCCGACCTGGGTCTGCAGCGGCGGGACGACGAGCTGGTCGTGACCGTCGGCGAGCACCGCCGGGTCCTCACCCTGCCGTCGGCTCTGCAACGATGCGTGGTCGAGGGTGCCTCCGTGCGCGACGGTCTGCTGCGGGTGCGCTTCGTCCCCGACGAGGAGGTCTGGCCGCGTGGCTGA
- a CDS encoding ROK family glucokinase, giving the protein MSGGLSVGIDIGGTKVAGGVVDPDGLVVARARRDTPHRSTSPSVVEDTIVDVVAELIDEAGDDVVAVGIGAAGFVAADRATVVFAPHLSWRDEPLEANLQRRVPVPISVDNDANAAAWAEWRFGAAQGHSHVVMVNLGTGIGGAMILDGQIMRGRYGIAGEFGHMQVVPGGQRCECGNKGCWEQYASGNALVREARSMMTAGSPMASDLLDLVGGDPSSLTGPMITEAARDGDATATELLGEIGQWLGIGIANLAAAFDPGVFVIGGGVSAAGDLLLEPARATFRRHLTGRGYRPEARIVAAALGNEAGLIGAADLARRDALERAAAEGA; this is encoded by the coding sequence GTGAGCGGCGGACTCTCGGTCGGCATCGACATCGGTGGCACCAAGGTCGCCGGTGGGGTCGTGGACCCCGACGGTCTGGTCGTGGCACGGGCTCGGCGCGACACCCCACACCGGTCCACCAGCCCCAGCGTCGTCGAGGACACCATCGTCGACGTCGTGGCCGAGCTCATCGACGAGGCGGGCGACGACGTCGTCGCGGTGGGCATCGGCGCCGCCGGCTTCGTGGCCGCAGACCGGGCGACCGTGGTCTTCGCGCCGCACCTGTCCTGGCGCGACGAGCCCCTCGAGGCCAACCTCCAGCGCCGCGTCCCCGTGCCGATCTCGGTCGACAACGACGCGAACGCCGCTGCCTGGGCCGAGTGGCGGTTCGGCGCCGCGCAGGGCCACTCGCACGTCGTCATGGTCAACCTCGGCACCGGCATCGGTGGCGCGATGATCCTCGACGGCCAGATCATGCGGGGCCGCTACGGCATCGCGGGCGAGTTCGGCCACATGCAGGTCGTCCCGGGTGGCCAACGCTGCGAGTGCGGCAACAAGGGCTGCTGGGAGCAGTACGCGTCGGGCAACGCCCTGGTGCGGGAGGCCCGGTCGATGATGACCGCGGGCAGCCCGATGGCCTCCGACCTGCTCGACCTCGTGGGGGGCGACCCCTCGAGCCTGACCGGCCCGATGATCACCGAGGCTGCTCGCGACGGGGACGCCACCGCCACCGAGCTGCTCGGTGAGATCGGGCAGTGGCTGGGCATCGGGATCGCCAACCTGGCTGCCGCCTTCGACCCCGGGGTGTTCGTCATCGGCGGTGGGGTGAGCGCCGCCGGAGACCTGCTCCTGGAGCCGGCTCGGGCGACCTTCCGCCGGCACCTCACCGGTCGTGGCTACCGACCCGAGGCCCGCATCGTCGCCGCGGCGCTCGGCAACGAGGCCGGGCTGATCGGCGCGGCCGACCTGGCTCGCCGTGACGCCCTCGAACGGGCAGCCGCCGAGGGCGCATGA
- a CDS encoding endonuclease/exonuclease/phosphatase family protein yields MSTMRVASYNLKDFTLDRHAAARVVRAIDPDVLCLQEVPRRLLATWRVSAFAAECGMFWSGRHRGSGGTTVFTSLRVQVSESRHHRLRVAALQRTRGYAVARVGPAGHQPVVVASVHLSLDADERERHAGQILESLAGGGPVLLAGDLNEGKTGKAWRLFASPLRLISPTTPTYPARAPHKVLDVIFGSPDLVVAPHRAVDLDDADLAAASDHRPTWVDVELTPQPVPTAETETGPAVSAATVEAAEEKAGEAVANDVDDAVTRPERSSS; encoded by the coding sequence ATGAGCACGATGCGGGTGGCGTCCTACAACCTCAAGGACTTCACCCTCGACCGGCACGCGGCGGCGCGGGTGGTCCGCGCCATCGACCCCGACGTGCTGTGCCTCCAGGAGGTGCCGCGGCGGCTGCTGGCGACCTGGCGGGTCTCGGCCTTCGCCGCCGAGTGCGGCATGTTCTGGTCAGGGCGACACCGGGGCAGCGGCGGCACCACCGTCTTCACCTCGCTGCGGGTGCAGGTGAGCGAGTCGCGGCACCACCGGCTGCGCGTGGCCGCGCTCCAGCGCACCCGCGGGTATGCCGTGGCACGGGTCGGCCCGGCCGGCCACCAGCCGGTGGTGGTCGCCTCGGTGCACCTCAGCCTCGACGCCGACGAGCGCGAGCGGCACGCGGGCCAGATCCTGGAGTCGCTGGCCGGGGGCGGGCCCGTCCTGCTCGCCGGTGACCTCAACGAGGGGAAGACGGGTAAGGCGTGGCGGCTGTTCGCGTCGCCGCTGCGGCTGATCTCGCCCACGACGCCGACCTACCCGGCCAGGGCACCGCACAAGGTGCTCGACGTCATCTTCGGCTCGCCCGACCTCGTGGTCGCGCCGCACCGCGCCGTTGACCTCGACGACGCGGACCTGGCGGCGGCGAGTGACCACCGACCCACCTGGGTCGACGTCGAGCTCACCCCGCAGCCGGTGCCGACCGCCGAGACCGAGACCGGTCCTGCGGTGTCGGCCGCAACCGTCGAGGCTGCCGAGGAGAAGGCCGGTGAGGCCGTCGCGAACGACGTGGACGATGCGGTCACCCGACCCGAGCGGTCGTCCTCCTAG
- a CDS encoding Sec62 family protein translocation protein yields the protein MSDRDVDAEFADIVARWDEVESLPDEPAAAADAAIDPGAPTTPPPGVNPPLRSNTNPPPTRPFVVWRGAELPETQPEEEVPDPVELRDLSELDDEHFEPGPTAPLPPQEDLQFWGIVVGLVAGPLLLLWQVLFHTGSKWWTLGALGLIVLGFVLLVLRQPHSRDADDPDNGARV from the coding sequence ATGAGCGACCGCGACGTCGACGCCGAGTTCGCCGACATCGTCGCGCGCTGGGACGAGGTCGAGTCGCTGCCCGACGAGCCGGCGGCCGCGGCGGACGCTGCGATCGACCCCGGCGCACCGACCACGCCCCCTCCCGGGGTCAACCCGCCGCTGCGGTCGAACACCAACCCTCCGCCGACCCGGCCGTTCGTGGTCTGGCGCGGCGCCGAGCTCCCGGAGACGCAGCCCGAGGAGGAGGTCCCGGACCCGGTCGAGCTGCGTGACCTGTCGGAGCTCGACGACGAGCACTTCGAGCCGGGCCCGACCGCTCCCCTGCCGCCGCAGGAGGACCTGCAGTTCTGGGGCATCGTCGTCGGCCTCGTGGCCGGTCCGCTCCTGCTCCTGTGGCAGGTCCTCTTCCACACCGGCAGCAAGTGGTGGACGCTGGGCGCGCTCGGGCTGATCGTGCTGGGCTTCGTGCTGCTGGTGCTCCGCCAGCCGCACAGCCGCGACGCCGACGACCCCGACAACGGCGCCCGCGTCTAG